In one Bufo gargarizans isolate SCDJY-AF-19 chromosome 11, ASM1485885v1, whole genome shotgun sequence genomic region, the following are encoded:
- the ZNF770 gene encoding zinc finger protein 770, producing MLKSQQYRNLKKAPRRRPYCCDACPKQFETPSKLARHYLTHTGQKPFPCLDCSKTFRQLVHLERHMVTHRLPFQCNICLRHFKNSETFLRHQQLHHSGPVKEVRLSKRPSRPVQKSSFSGPLYCFGCQKTFASEEKRLLHHCDLMNVTMVKRSQPRRCEFCYKMFPSRSKLERHLMIHTGQKPFTCALCGKAFRQKTHLKIHQLTHSHEKPYQCNQCEKSFKIPEKLLKHQEMHTNPSFVHSQEKGPRTEPLEVKQEEDEGLCIFLIPFQCSSCGQHFEDKDILDSHECFIKTVVSESVNSARRPSSRGFVKKTNLREYYMDGDVHPNVSYPAGRFFQAEHLEESDHVGTNETETPQLGVPKELFRKGKPRGKSFRHCQGDMEIYFQHQPLRMNFPEVLENQNGETICATFHTYNQGQHGQESHSLHQFLQGAQGILLQRHKMAKCDQCNKTFPSKSKLRRHYLIHTGQKPFTCTECGKTFRQSSHLKRHLETHVQKVPVLRSPEGLEECYSTFCQQQAASFPLSQNCYDSAVNTEELDQVTSFVVSDIKVESESMELSPGGQTRGMRKQARISVSKKRSAKSHQDPPLKKVRTRAVPKNYKCSVCTKTFLSPSKLERHYLMHAGQKPFECTECGKSFRQDPHLKRHMQTHIRMKK from the coding sequence ATGCTTAAGAGCCAGCAGTACAGGAATCTCAAGAAAGCCCCAAGGAGGAGGCCATATTGCTGCGATGCTTGCCCCAAGCAATTTGAAACTCCTTCTAAACTGGCAAGACATTACCTGACCCATACCGGCCAGAAGCCCTTTCCATGCCTGGACTGCAGTAAGACGTTCCGCCAGTTAGTGCACCTAGAACGACACATGGTGACCCACAGGCTCCCTTTCCAATGCAATATCTGTCTCCGCCACTTTAAAAATTCAGAGACGTTTCTCAGGCACCAGCAGCTGCATCATTCGGGCCCCGTAAAGGAAGTGAGGTTGTCCAAGAGACCTTCCAGGCCTGTTCAGAAGAGCTCCTTCTCTGGACCGCTCTATTGCTTTGGTTGCCAGAAAACATTTGCGAGCGAAGAAAAGCGTTTGCTTCATCACTGTGATCTTATGAACGTCACCATGGTTAAAAGAAGCCAACCGCGGCGATGCGAGTTCTGTTATAAGATGTTTCCTTCTCGCTCCAAGCTGGAGAGGCACTTAATGATCCACACAGGCCAGAAACCATTCACCTGTGCACTTTGTGGGAAAGCCTTTAGACAGAAAACACACCTGAAAATCCATCAGCTCACTCACTCTCATGAGAAACCCTACCAGTGCAATCAATGTGAGAAGTCCTTCAAGATACCAGAGAAGCTTCTCAAACACCAAGAGATGCACACAAACCCCTCATTTGTCCACAGCCAGGAGAAGGGTCCCAGAACCGAACCTTTGGAAGTGAAGCAGGAGGAAGACGAGGGCCTCTGCATATTTCTTATTCCTTTCCAGTGTTCCTCTTGTGGACAGCACTTTGAGGACAAGGACATTCTGGACAGCCATGAATGTTTCATAAAAACAGTTGTTTCTGAAAGTGTGAATTCAGCCAGAAGACCTTCTAGTAGAGGATTTGTCAAGAAAACAAACCTTCGTGAATATTACATGGATGGAGATGTTCATCCAAATGTTTCATATCCAGCTGGGAGATTTTTTCAAGCAGAGCACCTGGAGGAATCCGATCATGTGGGCACCAATGAAACAGAAACTCCACAGCTTGGTGTCCCTAAGGAACTGTTTAGGAAAGGGAAACCACGGGGGAAAAGTTTTAGGCATTGTCAGGGAGACATGGAAATATATTTCCAACACCAACCGCTTAGGATGAACTTCCCCGAAGTGCTGGAAAACCAGAATGGTGAAACTATTTGTGCTACATTTCATACTTATAACCAAGGTCAACATGGACAGGAGAGTCACTCGCTTCACCAATTTCTTCAAGGAGCACAGGGCATCTTGCTtcaaagacacaaaatggctaaaTGTGACCAGTGCAATAAGACGTTCCCTTCCAAGTCTAAGTTACGCAGACATTACCTCATCCACACGGGGCAAAAGCCTTTCACATGCACTGAATGCGGGAAGACATTTCGCCAGTCTTCTCACCTAAAACGCCACCTAGAAACTCATGTCCAAAAAGTTCCTGTACTCAGATCACCGGAGGGGCTGGAAGAGTGTTATTCCACGTTTTGTCAGCAGCAGGCCGCTAGTTTCCCCTTGTCCCAGAATTGTTACGACTCTGCGGTAAACACTGAAGAACTTGATCAAGTAACATCTTTTGTGGTTTCCGATATAAAAGTAGAAAGCGAATCCATGGAGTTGTCTCCTGGGGGTCAAACACGAGGAATGCGTAAGCAGGCAAGGATCAGTGTATCTAAGAAGCGCAGTGCAAAATCCCATCAGGACCCTCCCCTGAAGAAAGTGAGGACTCGCGCTGTCCCGAAGAACTACAAGTGCAGCGTGTGCACCAAAACCTTCCTTTCCCCTTCCAAACTTGAGCGTCACTATCTAATGCATGCTGGTCAAAAACCCTTTGAATGTACGGAGTGTGGTAAATCTTTCCGTCAGGATCCTCACCTGAAACGGCACATGCAGACTCATATTCGAATGAAGAAGTAA